Proteins encoded in a region of the Schaalia hyovaginalis genome:
- the xseA gene encoding exodeoxyribonuclease VII large subunit has translation MHNQPPAAKAADTTRDNPWPLRRLTENIKIYVDRMSTLWVEGQVVEYKPRPGTKMAFFVLRDVETDTSMTVTAWPSMLDASGPAFTEGARVVTRVKPVFWERRGTLNLRAEEVHVAGLGDLLARIEQTRRRLAEEGLFDAERKKPLPFLPRTIGLICGRNAKAKDDVLVNASARWPGARFEIREVAVQGDRAVPEVTRALGELDAIESIDVIIIARGGGSVEDLLPFSEEALVRAAASASTPIVSAIGHEGDAPLLDLVADYRASTPTDAARRIVPDFAVESEGISQCRSRMRAALGARLTREAQELALVTSRPVLLSPDAVLDSYGDQLSRGTEAMRRAVERRLASESQELVRARASLAALSPQGTLDRGYAMLKLPNGALIRDAAEVGKGALIEGVLARGRLVAQVVGTTRPVAPSSIDE, from the coding sequence GTGCACAACCAGCCCCCCGCCGCGAAGGCCGCCGATACGACGCGCGACAACCCGTGGCCCTTGCGCAGGCTCACCGAGAACATCAAGATCTACGTCGACAGGATGTCGACCCTGTGGGTGGAGGGCCAGGTCGTCGAATACAAGCCGCGGCCCGGGACGAAGATGGCCTTCTTCGTGCTCCGCGACGTCGAGACCGACACCTCGATGACCGTGACCGCCTGGCCGTCGATGCTCGACGCCTCGGGCCCAGCCTTCACCGAGGGCGCGCGCGTCGTGACCCGCGTGAAGCCCGTGTTCTGGGAGCGCCGCGGCACGCTGAACCTGCGCGCTGAAGAGGTTCATGTCGCGGGACTCGGCGATCTGCTCGCCCGCATCGAGCAGACTCGGCGCCGCCTCGCCGAGGAGGGCCTGTTCGACGCGGAGCGCAAGAAGCCCCTCCCCTTCCTGCCGCGCACGATCGGTCTGATCTGCGGTCGCAATGCGAAGGCGAAGGATGACGTACTGGTGAACGCGAGTGCGCGCTGGCCCGGCGCCCGTTTCGAGATCCGCGAGGTCGCCGTCCAGGGCGACCGGGCGGTGCCCGAGGTGACCCGCGCGCTCGGAGAGCTCGACGCCATCGAGAGCATCGACGTCATCATCATCGCCCGCGGCGGCGGTTCGGTCGAAGACCTCCTGCCCTTCTCCGAAGAGGCGCTGGTGCGCGCGGCGGCTTCGGCCTCGACGCCGATCGTCTCGGCCATCGGTCACGAGGGCGATGCTCCCCTCCTCGATCTGGTGGCCGACTACCGCGCGTCGACTCCGACCGACGCGGCGCGTCGCATCGTCCCGGATTTCGCGGTGGAGAGCGAGGGGATCTCCCAGTGCCGATCCCGGATGCGGGCCGCGCTCGGCGCGCGGCTGACACGGGAGGCTCAGGAGCTGGCCCTCGTCACGAGCAGACCCGTCCTGCTCAGTCCCGACGCCGTTCTCGATTCGTACGGGGATCAGCTCTCCCGCGGCACGGAGGCCATGCGCAGGGCCGTTGAGCGGCGCCTCGCGAGCGAGTCCCAGGAGCTCGTCCGCGCCCGCGCTTCGCTCGCCGCCCTGTCCCCGCAGGGCACCCTCGATCGCGGATACGCGATGCTCAAGCTTCCCAACGGCGCCCTGATCAGGGACGCGGCCGAAGTGGGCAAGGGCGCTCTGATCGAGGGCGTCCTCGCCCGAGGGCGCCTCGTCGCCCAAGTCGTCGGGACGACTCGGCCCGTCGCGCCCTCGTCAATTGACGAATAA
- a CDS encoding M20 metallopeptidase family protein → MNTRQRDAARDALDQRAEETAGDVIAWRHHLHAHPELSNREESTAAFIAARLAQFSLDEIRTGIAGHGVVGVLRGGVPGDGTVVLRADMDALPVPDESGVPFASTAVDETYPGGPFPVSHACGHDCHMAMLLGAMRILAEQRDSLPGTVLAVFQPAEEGAPLPEVGGAREMIAAGALEGFAPTMAFGMHVQPFPKGTVALMEGTQFAASSMLRIRVTGEQVHGSTPWMGVDPMPAVGAILTGIGQLYRRSDAFTPFTVSIGHVEDVGRFNVIGREVCLWGTIRALDDRTMAEVEEHVRELVSGSAGAFGCRAEVEVLQPVPALTNTPKWVDALRPSIAAIVGEDAVFAPAPTLGYDDVSEFVGVYGGLYIGLGVQDTEFVEGVLRPVQGGRGAVPNHHPAFYADDEALINGVRLHARVALDHLWSRVEEE, encoded by the coding sequence ATGAACACGAGGCAGCGCGACGCGGCCCGGGACGCACTCGACCAACGGGCGGAGGAGACGGCGGGCGACGTGATCGCGTGGAGGCACCACCTCCACGCGCACCCGGAGCTGTCGAACCGCGAGGAGTCGACCGCGGCCTTCATCGCGGCCCGACTCGCGCAATTCAGTCTCGACGAGATCCGGACCGGCATCGCAGGGCACGGGGTCGTCGGTGTCCTGCGCGGCGGCGTGCCCGGAGACGGCACGGTCGTCCTGCGCGCCGACATGGACGCCCTGCCGGTCCCCGATGAGTCCGGCGTCCCCTTCGCGTCGACCGCCGTCGATGAGACCTATCCGGGAGGCCCTTTCCCTGTCTCCCACGCCTGCGGGCACGACTGCCACATGGCCATGCTCCTCGGCGCGATGCGGATCCTCGCCGAGCAGCGCGATTCGCTCCCCGGAACGGTCCTCGCCGTCTTCCAGCCCGCCGAGGAAGGAGCGCCCCTTCCTGAGGTCGGGGGTGCGCGCGAAATGATCGCCGCCGGAGCACTCGAGGGATTCGCACCGACGATGGCCTTCGGCATGCACGTTCAGCCCTTCCCCAAGGGCACGGTCGCCCTCATGGAGGGCACGCAGTTCGCGGCCTCTTCGATGCTGAGGATTCGGGTGACGGGCGAGCAGGTCCACGGCTCGACCCCGTGGATGGGCGTCGACCCCATGCCCGCCGTCGGCGCGATCCTCACCGGGATCGGACAGCTCTACCGGCGGTCGGATGCCTTCACACCCTTCACCGTCTCCATCGGTCACGTCGAGGACGTCGGCCGATTCAACGTCATCGGCCGGGAAGTCTGCCTGTGGGGGACGATCCGCGCCCTCGACGACCGCACGATGGCCGAGGTCGAGGAGCATGTGCGCGAACTCGTCTCCGGATCGGCCGGGGCCTTCGGATGCCGGGCCGAGGTTGAGGTCCTCCAACCGGTCCCCGCCCTGACGAACACTCCCAAGTGGGTTGACGCGCTCCGCCCTTCGATTGCGGCGATCGTCGGTGAGGACGCGGTCTTCGCGCCGGCGCCGACTCTCGGCTACGACGACGTCTCCGAATTCGTCGGCGTCTACGGCGGCCTCTACATTGGCCTCGGCGTCCAAGACACCGAGTTCGTCGAGGGAGTGCTCCGACCCGTTCAAGGGGGACGCGGAGCGGTCCCCAACCATCATCCGGCCTTCTACGCGGACGACGAGGCGCTCATCAACGGGGTGCGCCTTCACGCGAGGGTCGCACTCGATCACCTGTGGAGTCGCGTCGAGGAGGAGTGA
- a CDS encoding GNAT family N-acetyltransferase, producing MARGVRIAERDGGTPLGSGGGLRAADRIGAGDVDATGEAHGATVVAATIRGDLGVVAEEGGRPIGVAWALYLPTDDSGYGFVDEATPEISLWVAVDFRGRGISRELLRSALVALAEAGAQRVALSCEAGNGRALALYRSEGFVAVLGREKDGVMLKDLASARRSADSEVAGDP from the coding sequence GTGGCGCGTGGGGTTCGAATCGCTGAGCGCGACGGGGGGACGCCCCTGGGCTCTGGCGGCGGACTCCGCGCCGCTGATCGGATTGGGGCCGGAGACGTCGACGCGACTGGAGAAGCGCACGGGGCAACGGTAGTCGCCGCGACCATCCGAGGCGATCTCGGGGTCGTCGCCGAAGAAGGCGGCCGGCCGATCGGAGTCGCATGGGCGCTCTACCTGCCCACGGACGACTCGGGCTACGGCTTCGTCGATGAGGCGACGCCGGAGATCTCCCTGTGGGTCGCGGTGGACTTCCGCGGACGCGGTATCAGTCGGGAGCTCCTGCGCTCCGCCCTCGTCGCCCTCGCCGAGGCCGGAGCCCAGCGCGTCGCACTGTCTTGCGAGGCGGGGAACGGCCGCGCCCTGGCGCTCTACCGGAGCGAGGGCTTCGTCGCCGTCCTCGGCCGCGAGAAGGATGGCGTCATGCTCAAGGACCTCGCCTCCGCGCGCCGTTCGGCGGACTCGGAGGTAGCAGGGGATCCGTAG
- a CDS encoding isoprenyl transferase, whose translation MAAWNLAYDLYEKRLRRQLPPESIPRHIGVILDGNRRWAKSLGVQPSQGHRAGADKISEVLGWAEELGVEIVTLWMLSTDNLSRSSAELDELLGIIADAVDRLARRGRWRLAVVGDLGLLPGPIAERIRASVRATSSIQGLCVNIAVGYGGRHEITEAVRAILSDAIASGRSLEDLEAELSDADITAHLYTKDQPDPDLVIRTSGEQRLSGFMIWQSVHSEYYFCEAYWPDFRRVDFLRALRSYGQRERRLGR comes from the coding sequence GTGGCCGCTTGGAATCTCGCCTACGATCTCTACGAGAAGCGGCTGCGGCGTCAGTTGCCGCCCGAGTCTATCCCCCGCCATATCGGCGTCATCCTCGACGGGAACCGCCGTTGGGCGAAGTCGCTCGGCGTGCAGCCCTCGCAGGGGCACCGCGCGGGGGCCGACAAGATCAGCGAGGTGCTCGGCTGGGCCGAAGAACTCGGAGTCGAGATCGTCACCCTCTGGATGCTGTCGACCGACAATCTCTCGCGCTCTTCCGCTGAGCTCGACGAACTCCTCGGAATCATCGCGGATGCGGTGGATCGGCTCGCCAGGCGCGGCCGTTGGCGCTTGGCCGTCGTGGGCGATCTCGGTCTGCTGCCCGGCCCGATCGCCGAGAGGATCCGCGCTTCGGTGCGGGCGACCTCGAGCATTCAGGGGCTGTGCGTGAACATCGCCGTCGGCTACGGCGGTCGCCATGAGATCACCGAGGCCGTCCGCGCCATCCTGTCCGACGCGATCGCCTCGGGCCGAAGCCTGGAGGATCTCGAGGCGGAGCTGTCGGATGCGGACATCACCGCGCACCTCTACACGAAGGACCAGCCCGATCCCGACCTGGTGATCCGGACCTCCGGGGAGCAGCGCCTCTCGGGCTTCATGATCTGGCAGTCCGTGCATTCGGAGTACTACTTCTGCGAGGCCTACTGGCCCGACTTCCGCCGCGTCGACTTCCTGCGCGCGCTGAGGTCGTACGGCCAGCGCGAACGCCGCCTCGGACGCTGA
- a CDS encoding aminotransferase class I/II-fold pyridoxal phosphate-dependent enzyme, which yields MRFSSRVDVSGPNPISGAESAARAQGRPPVALSDSNPTRHGLAPRLLPSSYDPDPRGERRARAQLADFLSVTQNRVVDPDDLYLLSSTSQAYSWLIKLLCDPGDAVLSPAPGYPLVESIARLEAVRALAYPLHRYGHWEVDAAAVAEILDGPEGGAVRALVLISPNNPTGSYVSADEYSRLVEVCRRHDLPLIADEVFFDYRLADGVDRVRIAGRDEVLTFALDGLSKRLAAPHAKLAWIEVSGPADLVAEAKMRMDAIADDFLPLGALITERMPEFCEQIPEQTRSVRARCLRNLAALRGLVSAEPSGTLELLEPEGGWNALVRFPSAIDEDDLITRLIVEDALTVQPGYFFDMPDAGYVSVSLLLEAERFRDAASMLIGRLGHEATALA from the coding sequence GTGCGCTTCTCCAGTCGCGTCGACGTCTCCGGCCCCAATCCGATCAGCGGCGCGGAGTCCGCCGCCAGAGCCCAGGGGCGTCCCCCCGTCGCGCTCAGCGATTCGAACCCCACGCGCCACGGCCTCGCCCCCCGCCTCCTCCCCTCGAGCTACGATCCCGATCCCCGGGGCGAGCGCCGAGCGCGGGCGCAGTTGGCGGACTTCCTCTCGGTCACTCAGAACCGGGTCGTCGACCCCGACGACCTCTACCTCCTGAGCTCGACCTCGCAGGCCTACTCGTGGCTGATCAAGCTGCTGTGCGATCCGGGCGACGCGGTCCTCTCCCCCGCCCCCGGCTACCCGCTCGTCGAGTCGATCGCGCGCCTCGAGGCCGTGCGGGCGCTCGCCTACCCGCTCCACCGCTACGGGCACTGGGAGGTCGACGCCGCCGCCGTGGCCGAGATCCTCGACGGACCCGAGGGAGGCGCCGTCCGCGCCCTCGTCCTCATCAGCCCGAACAACCCGACGGGCTCGTACGTCTCGGCCGACGAGTACTCCCGACTCGTCGAGGTCTGCCGGCGCCACGACCTCCCCCTCATCGCCGATGAGGTCTTCTTCGACTACCGCCTCGCCGACGGCGTCGACCGCGTCCGCATCGCCGGGCGCGACGAGGTCCTCACCTTCGCCCTCGACGGCCTGTCCAAGCGCCTCGCCGCGCCCCACGCGAAGCTCGCGTGGATCGAGGTCTCGGGCCCAGCCGATCTGGTGGCCGAAGCGAAGATGCGGATGGACGCCATCGCCGACGACTTCCTGCCGCTCGGAGCGCTCATCACCGAGCGGATGCCCGAGTTCTGCGAGCAGATTCCCGAGCAGACGCGTTCGGTGCGAGCCCGGTGCCTGAGGAATCTCGCCGCGCTGCGCGGGCTCGTGAGCGCTGAACCCTCGGGGACCCTCGAGCTGCTCGAACCCGAGGGCGGGTGGAATGCGCTCGTGCGCTTCCCCTCGGCCATCGACGAGGACGACCTCATCACCCGCCTCATCGTCGAGGACGCCCTCACCGTCCAACCCGGATACTTCTTCGACATGCCCGATGCCGGCTACGTCTCGGTGTCGCTGCTTCTCGAAGCCGAGCGATTCCGCGATGCGGCCTCGATGCTCATCGGGCGCCTCGGACACGAGGCGACCGCGCTCGCCTAA
- a CDS encoding exodeoxyribonuclease VII small subunit, which translates to MASDNPEISALGYEQARDELVGIVRALESGQAPLEDTLALWERGEALAAHCRSILDSAQQRLVRVQSSETGPRED; encoded by the coding sequence GTGGCCAGCGACAACCCCGAAATCTCCGCCCTCGGGTATGAGCAGGCGCGCGACGAACTCGTCGGGATCGTGCGGGCCCTCGAATCCGGGCAGGCCCCCCTCGAGGACACCCTCGCCCTCTGGGAGCGCGGTGAGGCTCTGGCGGCGCACTGCCGTTCGATCCTCGATTCCGCCCAGCAGCGCCTTGTCCGGGTCCAGTCGTCCGAAACGGGCCCCCGGGAGGACTGA
- the ychF gene encoding redox-regulated ATPase YchF, which translates to MSLTIGIAGLPNVGKSTLFNALTRATVLAANYPFATIEPNVGVVPLPDPRLKVLAEMFHSEKIIPATVSFVDIAGIVRGASEGEGLGNQFLANIREADAICQVTRAFADPDVVHVDGKVDPASDIETIQTELILADMQTLEKQIPRLEKEVRGKKTEPVFLETAKEALSLLERGELLSGPEGAKLDQAALKSFQLMTTKPFIFVFNMDAKGMEDEALQAELRGLVAPAEAIFLDAQFESELVELDEEDAREMLAESGQEEAGLDKLARVGFETLGLQTYLTAGPKESRAWTIRKGDTAPQAAGVIHTDFQRGFIKAEIVSFNDLVEYGGVQEARAAGRVRMEGKDYVMADGDIVEFKFNV; encoded by the coding sequence GTGTCTCTCACCATCGGAATCGCCGGACTGCCCAATGTCGGCAAGTCGACCCTGTTCAATGCCCTGACCCGCGCGACCGTGCTCGCCGCGAACTACCCCTTCGCGACGATCGAGCCGAATGTCGGCGTCGTGCCGCTGCCCGACCCGCGGCTCAAGGTCCTCGCCGAGATGTTCCACTCGGAGAAGATCATCCCGGCGACCGTGTCCTTCGTCGACATCGCCGGCATCGTCCGTGGCGCATCCGAGGGCGAGGGCCTGGGCAACCAGTTCCTCGCGAATATCCGCGAGGCCGACGCGATCTGTCAGGTGACCAGGGCCTTCGCAGACCCTGATGTCGTGCACGTCGATGGCAAAGTCGATCCGGCCTCCGATATCGAGACGATCCAGACCGAGCTCATCCTCGCCGACATGCAGACCCTCGAGAAGCAGATCCCGCGCCTCGAGAAGGAGGTCCGCGGCAAGAAGACCGAGCCGGTGTTCCTGGAGACCGCGAAGGAGGCGCTGTCGCTCCTGGAGCGCGGGGAGCTGCTTTCGGGCCCGGAGGGGGCGAAGCTCGATCAGGCGGCGCTCAAGTCCTTCCAGCTCATGACGACGAAGCCCTTCATCTTCGTGTTCAACATGGATGCGAAGGGCATGGAGGATGAAGCCCTTCAGGCCGAGCTGCGCGGCCTCGTCGCGCCTGCCGAGGCGATCTTCCTCGACGCCCAGTTCGAGTCCGAGCTCGTCGAACTCGATGAGGAGGATGCGCGCGAGATGCTCGCCGAATCCGGTCAGGAGGAGGCGGGCCTGGACAAGTTGGCCCGCGTCGGATTCGAAACCCTCGGCCTGCAGACCTACTTGACCGCGGGGCCCAAGGAGTCGCGCGCATGGACGATCCGCAAGGGCGACACCGCGCCGCAGGCCGCGGGCGTCATTCACACGGACTTCCAGCGCGGCTTCATCAAGGCGGAGATCGTCTCCTTCAACGACCTCGTCGAGTACGGCGGCGTCCAGGAAGCCCGCGCGGCCGGTCGGGTCCGCATGGAGGGCAAGGACTACGTCATGGCCGACGGCGACATCGTCGAGTTCAAGTTCAACGTCTGA
- the trhA gene encoding PAQR family membrane homeostasis protein TrhA, whose protein sequence is MKVASLRPMKWLPDQLIAIKPHLRGWLHLVAAPLSLAASIVLVCLAPTVAEKWASAVYLASSLILFGVSATYHRFYWKPNWELLWKRLDHSNIFLLIAGTYTPLSVALIHGRDQLTILLTVWIGAAAGILINIFWPGAPRWLATLIYVALGWVAIAYLPQLWTAGGPAVVWLLVSGGLLYTLGAIVYATKRPDPSPTWFGFHELFHSFTVLAWACHCVAVYIAVLG, encoded by the coding sequence ATGAAGGTCGCTTCACTCCGCCCCATGAAATGGCTCCCCGACCAGCTCATCGCGATCAAGCCGCACCTGCGCGGATGGCTCCACCTCGTCGCCGCCCCGCTCTCGCTCGCCGCATCGATCGTCCTCGTCTGCCTGGCGCCCACGGTCGCCGAGAAATGGGCCTCAGCGGTCTACCTCGCATCCTCGCTCATCCTCTTCGGAGTGTCCGCGACCTACCACCGCTTCTATTGGAAGCCCAACTGGGAGCTCCTCTGGAAGCGCCTCGACCACTCGAACATCTTCCTCCTCATCGCCGGCACCTACACCCCCCTGTCCGTCGCCCTCATCCACGGCCGCGACCAGCTCACCATCCTCCTCACAGTCTGGATCGGAGCCGCCGCCGGCATCCTCATCAACATCTTCTGGCCCGGCGCCCCGCGATGGCTCGCAACCCTCATCTACGTAGCGCTCGGATGGGTGGCCATCGCCTACCTCCCCCAGCTCTGGACCGCGGGCGGGCCCGCCGTCGTCTGGCTCCTCGTCTCCGGCGGCCTCCTCTACACGCTCGGCGCCATCGTCTACGCGACGAAGCGGCCCGACCCCTCACCGACCTGGTTCGGATTCCACGAGCTCTTCCACTCCTTCACAGTCCTCGCATGGGCCTGTCACTGCGTCGCCGTCTACATCGCCGTGCTTGGCTGA
- a CDS encoding MFS transporter has protein sequence MSSPTSTPDPNRWRILAVTMSVAFMALLDTTIVNIALPAMQDGLAASAGTIQWVVSGYGLTFGLVLVTGGRLGDAHGRRPLMLVGVTAFILTSIACGLAPSAGALIVARLFQGVSGGLILPQNAGIIQTFFTGAERARAFGAMGFTIGVSSAIGPVLGGLIIAALGEDAGWRAIFLVNVPIGIALLVAIARIIPAGGGSGDGHDLDIGGALLLGLAVASFIFPIATLEDGVSTALWLLVLVPFLAIATDRYERWISARGRTPILDIDLLQRTPGYVTGLLLGALYFIGFGGLLLVYSLYLQQGLGFSALSAGAILVAFAGANAIAAPIGGRLVPRFGRLTTVAALSLMILGMIATAVLVPPLAGRARVAVLLVTLFLTGLGAGAVVSPNLALSLAKVPTRMAGAAGAALQTGQRMGGALGAAVMMTVYEVGVQASEDPGTAFRLVIAASVVVIAAALGVALIDLRHDSPRHGGSGAGSRL, from the coding sequence GTGAGCTCACCGACATCGACCCCCGATCCGAATCGCTGGCGCATCCTCGCCGTGACGATGTCGGTCGCATTCATGGCCCTCCTCGACACGACGATCGTCAATATCGCCCTCCCCGCGATGCAGGACGGGCTCGCGGCGAGCGCGGGCACGATCCAATGGGTCGTCTCCGGGTACGGGCTCACCTTCGGCCTCGTCCTCGTCACCGGTGGACGGCTCGGCGACGCCCACGGGCGCAGGCCGCTCATGCTCGTCGGAGTCACTGCCTTCATCCTCACCTCCATCGCCTGCGGTCTTGCGCCCTCGGCCGGCGCGCTCATCGTCGCGCGCCTCTTCCAAGGCGTCTCCGGTGGCCTCATCCTTCCGCAGAACGCCGGAATCATCCAGACCTTCTTCACCGGTGCCGAACGGGCGCGGGCCTTCGGGGCGATGGGCTTCACCATCGGCGTCTCCTCGGCGATCGGTCCGGTTCTCGGCGGGCTCATCATCGCCGCCCTCGGCGAGGACGCCGGCTGGCGGGCGATCTTCCTCGTCAACGTCCCCATCGGGATCGCCCTCCTCGTCGCCATCGCCCGCATCATCCCGGCTGGCGGGGGTTCGGGTGATGGGCATGACCTCGACATCGGCGGCGCCCTCCTCCTCGGTCTCGCCGTCGCCTCCTTCATCTTTCCGATCGCGACCCTCGAAGACGGCGTCTCGACGGCCCTGTGGCTCCTCGTCCTCGTCCCGTTCCTCGCCATTGCGACCGACCGATACGAGCGCTGGATCAGTGCCCGGGGCCGGACCCCGATCCTCGACATCGACCTTCTCCAGCGCACGCCCGGCTACGTCACGGGCCTTCTCCTCGGTGCGCTCTACTTCATCGGCTTCGGGGGCCTCCTTCTCGTCTACTCCCTCTACCTCCAGCAGGGGCTCGGCTTTTCGGCCCTGTCGGCGGGCGCGATCCTCGTCGCCTTCGCCGGGGCGAACGCGATCGCCGCGCCGATCGGCGGACGCCTCGTCCCCCGCTTCGGTCGGTTGACGACCGTCGCGGCTCTGAGCCTCATGATCCTCGGAATGATCGCGACCGCGGTCCTCGTCCCGCCCCTTGCCGGCCGAGCCCGCGTCGCCGTCCTCCTCGTCACCCTCTTCCTCACCGGACTCGGCGCCGGGGCCGTCGTCTCCCCGAATCTCGCGCTCTCGCTCGCCAAGGTTCCGACCCGGATGGCGGGCGCCGCCGGAGCGGCCCTCCAGACGGGACAGAGGATGGGCGGCGCGCTCGGCGCAGCCGTGATGATGACGGTGTACGAGGTCGGCGTGCAGGCGTCCGAGGATCCGGGGACTGCGTTCCGCCTCGTCATCGCCGCATCGGTCGTCGTCATCGCCGCGGCTCTCGGTGTCGCCCTGATCGATCTGCGCCATGACTCGCCCCGACACGGCGGATCGGGAGCGGGTTCGAGGCTGTGA
- a CDS encoding carbohydrate kinase family protein, giving the protein MDLATEPHILAIGEALIDIVTPASHPEDAKEIPGGSPANVAMTLGRLGRPVALSTWYADDPRGRVIEEHFSASKVVITPESKGATRTTTANALIDENGAASYTFDFDWNPTPPIPIAETALIVHAGSISAAVEPGATAVYEAMLAARPHALVTFDPNARPAVMGTPEAALPLVEKFVAAADVVKVSDEDIEWLTRGEDVESVIARWLALGPRLIIVTRGKKGGLAVSASGVRYEVTPEKVKVVDTVGAGDSFMGGILDAMWGLGLRGAPARDALAAIDRESVKTILDRASRVSDVTVSRAGANPPWADELD; this is encoded by the coding sequence ATGGACCTCGCCACCGAGCCGCACATCCTCGCCATCGGCGAGGCCCTCATCGATATCGTCACCCCCGCCTCGCACCCCGAGGACGCGAAGGAGATCCCCGGCGGCTCGCCGGCGAACGTGGCGATGACCCTCGGACGACTCGGGCGCCCGGTCGCCCTGTCCACCTGGTACGCGGATGACCCGAGGGGCCGCGTCATCGAAGAGCATTTCTCCGCCTCGAAGGTCGTCATCACGCCCGAGTCGAAGGGCGCCACCCGGACGACGACCGCGAACGCCCTCATCGACGAGAACGGCGCGGCCTCCTACACCTTCGATTTCGACTGGAATCCGACTCCGCCGATCCCCATCGCCGAAACCGCCCTCATCGTGCATGCGGGCTCGATCTCCGCAGCCGTCGAGCCCGGTGCCACGGCCGTGTACGAGGCCATGCTCGCCGCTCGTCCGCACGCGCTCGTGACCTTCGACCCCAATGCGCGGCCCGCCGTCATGGGAACGCCCGAAGCCGCTCTGCCCCTGGTCGAGAAGTTCGTCGCCGCAGCCGATGTCGTCAAGGTGTCCGACGAGGACATCGAATGGCTCACCCGGGGCGAAGACGTCGAATCCGTGATCGCCCGTTGGCTCGCACTCGGCCCGCGCCTCATCATCGTCACGCGCGGCAAGAAGGGCGGCCTCGCGGTCTCGGCCTCGGGCGTCCGCTACGAGGTGACCCCGGAGAAGGTGAAGGTCGTCGACACGGTGGGCGCGGGGGACTCCTTCATGGGCGGGATCCTCGACGCCATGTGGGGGCTCGGCCTGCGCGGCGCCCCCGCCCGGGACGCCCTGGCCGCGATCGACCGTGAATCGGTGAAGACCATCCTCGACCGCGCTTCGCGCGTCTCCGACGTCACGGTCTCCCGCGCGGGTGCCAACCCGCCGTGGGCCGACGAACTCGACTGA
- a CDS encoding 4-hydroxy-3-methylbut-2-enyl diphosphate reductase codes for MNDTITDRIGGSTPAPSGVPVSSGSPALDSAALDGSGRILLAAPRGYCAGVDRAVDVVEKALDLYGAPVYVRKEIVHNKYVVESLSKRGAVFVQEVDEVPEGARVVFSAHGVSPQVHERAEARGLASIDATCPLVTKVHREAVRFAKEDYDIILVGHQGHEEVEGTFGEAPAHIQVVGTPDEVDRVEVRDPSRVVWISQTTLSVDETRETVERLRRRFPELIDPPSDDICYATQNRQVAVKTIAPGVDVMIVVGSANSSNSVRLVEVALEAGAGSAYRVDMASELQESWFDGASVVGLTSGASVPEILVREVVQWLQARGFPTVEEVRTETETTTFALPRNLRSELAAHGLADGRPHAPRKAGPDHTS; via the coding sequence ATGAATGACACGATCACCGACCGCATCGGCGGCTCGACTCCTGCGCCCTCGGGCGTGCCCGTCTCATCGGGGAGCCCTGCCCTCGACTCCGCGGCCCTCGACGGAAGCGGGCGGATCCTCCTGGCGGCCCCGCGGGGGTATTGCGCGGGCGTCGATCGCGCGGTCGATGTCGTGGAGAAGGCGCTCGACCTGTACGGAGCCCCCGTGTACGTCCGCAAGGAGATCGTCCACAACAAGTACGTCGTGGAGTCGCTGAGCAAGCGCGGCGCCGTTTTCGTTCAGGAAGTCGACGAGGTTCCCGAGGGCGCGCGTGTCGTCTTCTCGGCCCACGGCGTGTCGCCTCAAGTGCATGAGAGGGCCGAGGCCCGCGGTCTCGCCTCGATCGATGCGACGTGCCCGCTGGTGACGAAGGTCCACCGTGAGGCCGTGCGCTTCGCGAAGGAGGATTACGACATCATCCTCGTGGGCCATCAGGGGCACGAGGAGGTCGAGGGGACCTTCGGCGAGGCGCCCGCGCATATCCAGGTGGTCGGCACTCCCGATGAGGTGGACCGGGTCGAGGTCCGGGATCCGTCCCGGGTCGTGTGGATCTCTCAGACGACCCTGTCCGTCGATGAGACCCGTGAGACCGTTGAGCGCCTGCGCCGCCGCTTCCCCGAGCTCATCGATCCGCCCTCGGATGACATCTGCTATGCGACGCAGAACCGCCAGGTCGCGGTGAAGACCATCGCCCCCGGCGTCGATGTGATGATCGTCGTGGGTTCGGCGAACTCGTCGAACTCGGTGCGGCTGGTGGAGGTCGCCCTGGAGGCGGGCGCGGGTTCGGCATACCGGGTCGATATGGCATCCGAGCTGCAAGAATCCTGGTTCGACGGGGCCAGTGTCGTCGGTCTGACCTCGGGTGCGTCCGTGCCGGAGATCCTCGTCCGCGAGGTCGTCCAATGGTTGCAGGCGCGCGGCTTCCCGACGGTTGAAGAGGTCCGGACTGAGACGGAGACGACGACCTTCGCCCTGCCGAGGAACCTGCGCTCGGAACTCGCCGCGCACGGCCTCGCCGACGGCAGGCCTCACGCCCCGCGCAAGGCCGGGCCGGATCACACGAGCTGA